In the Romeriopsis navalis LEGE 11480 genome, one interval contains:
- a CDS encoding HXXEE domain-containing protein produces the protein MDLSHIAIGLLAFALILHTFEEGWLPEYHKVKPDWRSVVFNRPLLLDNLPIFIFAIILGAIGWRWPIISGILPAIGITHPLFDHVGLSWKAGHFRPGGWTAIFLLFPLSLWIYVIGYTQGRFQLYEGLISGSIGLAISIWLVWVVLQETPSSP, from the coding sequence ATGGATCTCTCACATATAGCAATCGGACTACTCGCCTTCGCCCTCATCCTCCACACGTTCGAAGAAGGCTGGCTACCGGAATATCACAAGGTCAAACCTGACTGGCGATCGGTGGTGTTTAACCGCCCATTGTTACTCGATAATTTGCCGATTTTCATCTTTGCCATAATCTTGGGCGCAATTGGCTGGCGCTGGCCGATCATCAGTGGGATTTTACCGGCGATCGGCATCACCCACCCCCTATTTGATCATGTCGGTTTAAGCTGGAAAGCCGGTCACTTTCGACCCGGCGGTTGGACGGCGATATTCCTTCTGTTTCCCCTGAGTCTCTGGATATACGTGATCGGCTACACCCAAGGACGATTCCAACTGTACGAGGGCTTGATTAGTGGCTCGATCGGTTTAGCCATATCGATCTGGTTAGTATGGGTTGTGTTGCAAGAAACCCCGTCATCTCCCTAA